The following proteins are encoded in a genomic region of Phycisphaera sp.:
- a CDS encoding flagellar biosynthetic protein FliO, giving the protein MAVRRFAWLVLGALALSATATHGQVGPPIGDEASASTQQQLSASTPATARPAESDMPLMAAPRRDEAAAEEPAAGSGGWVRSLASVAMVVGLILVLAAAARFFSRRSGSVAAMIGPGGRAPSGVIEVLARYPVGRGQVLVLLRIDRRVLLLSQSVSGKGGAFTTLSQFDDPSEVAAILRQTRDEASESVSARFRQAMERFQGADDGVDRGEIIEVGARGEPLPKGRGVWA; this is encoded by the coding sequence ATGGCAGTTCGACGCTTCGCATGGCTGGTTTTGGGTGCGCTCGCGCTGAGCGCGACGGCCACGCATGGGCAGGTCGGTCCGCCGATTGGCGATGAAGCCTCCGCATCGACCCAGCAGCAACTGAGTGCATCAACTCCGGCAACGGCTCGTCCGGCCGAGTCGGACATGCCGCTCATGGCTGCGCCGCGTCGGGACGAGGCGGCAGCGGAGGAGCCGGCGGCGGGCTCGGGCGGCTGGGTCCGGTCGCTGGCATCGGTGGCGATGGTCGTTGGGTTGATCCTGGTGCTGGCGGCGGCGGCGCGGTTCTTCTCTCGGCGCAGCGGGTCGGTGGCGGCGATGATCGGCCCCGGCGGGCGTGCGCCCAGCGGGGTGATCGAGGTGCTGGCGCGGTACCCGGTGGGCCGGGGGCAGGTGCTGGTGCTGCTGCGGATCGACCGCCGCGTGCTGCTGCTGAGCCAGAGCGTGTCGGGCAAGGGCGGGGCGTTTACCACGCTGTCGCAGTTCGACGACCCGAGCGAGGTGGCCGCCATCTTGCGGCAGACGCGCGACGAGGCCAGCGAGAGCGTGTCGGCCCGGTTCCGCCAGGCGATGGAGCGGTTCCAGGGGGCCGACGATGGGGTCGATCGAGGTGAGATCATCGAGGTCGGGGCGCGGGGCGAGCCGTTGCCCAAGGGGCGTGGGGTGTGGGCGTGA
- a CDS encoding flagellar hook-basal body complex protein, giving the protein MASTTALFASLSGLNVETRRLDVIGNNIANVNTTAFKGSRMYQANQNPRTFSLGNEPTAALGGTNPMQVGVGTKIAGIQRNMGGGTITPTGSPTDVAIDGAGFFVLRGSEDRFYGRAGAFTLNENNELVTVNGERVQGWGVNDSFEVQQGQLDDITIELGSLTIAQATSTVRFNGVLDAGGDVAQVGSRTLLSGGDGLGLAALGGEPLTVDTPLVGLENPLQRGSGTAMFTDGQTLQLGESSTVGDGVQVRGAEKGGRTLPIAQLAIGAATTIGDFLGFLGSALGIQPQTGAGAPGVTLDTETGQIQVVGNAGEANDLDIETGDIVVLDENGQATGINPFAAQTAREANGESQRTPFFVYDSLGGLVLADLTMVMEDKTDAGTTWRYYVESDEAAGSPALATGTVEFDTNGNLRQAEPVGVVLNRGATGAAQPLAFDLLFQGEGSRLQALDVGEGEANIAVDDQDGLPAGTLNAFGIGPDGVISGAFTNGLSRPIGQIALATFANAQGLTDEGDNLFRVGPNSGEAVITEPGGFGTGRTLGGQLEQSNIDLSQEFIGLILAQTGYTANARVIRTTDELLQQLVVIGR; this is encoded by the coding sequence AGGCGAACCAGAACCCGCGGACGTTCAGCCTGGGCAACGAGCCAACGGCGGCGCTGGGCGGCACCAACCCGATGCAGGTGGGCGTGGGCACGAAGATCGCCGGCATCCAGCGGAACATGGGCGGCGGGACGATCACGCCCACGGGCAGCCCGACCGACGTGGCCATCGACGGCGCGGGGTTCTTCGTGCTGCGAGGGTCCGAAGATCGGTTCTACGGCCGTGCTGGTGCGTTCACGCTGAATGAGAACAACGAGCTGGTGACCGTCAACGGCGAGCGTGTGCAGGGCTGGGGCGTCAACGACAGCTTCGAGGTGCAGCAGGGTCAGCTCGATGACATCACGATCGAGCTCGGCTCGCTGACGATCGCGCAGGCGACGTCGACGGTGCGGTTCAACGGCGTGCTCGACGCGGGCGGGGACGTGGCGCAGGTTGGCTCGCGCACGCTGCTGAGTGGTGGGGATGGCCTCGGGCTTGCGGCCCTCGGTGGTGAACCGTTGACGGTCGACACGCCGCTGGTTGGGCTTGAGAATCCGTTGCAGCGCGGCTCGGGCACGGCGATGTTCACCGATGGACAGACCTTGCAACTGGGTGAGAGCTCGACGGTTGGGGATGGCGTGCAGGTGCGCGGGGCGGAGAAGGGCGGGCGGACGCTGCCGATCGCGCAGCTGGCCATTGGCGCGGCGACGACGATCGGCGACTTCCTGGGCTTCTTGGGTTCGGCCCTTGGCATCCAGCCGCAGACGGGCGCTGGAGCGCCTGGCGTGACGCTTGATACCGAGACCGGGCAGATCCAGGTGGTCGGCAACGCGGGCGAGGCGAACGACCTTGACATCGAGACGGGCGACATCGTGGTGCTCGACGAGAACGGGCAGGCGACCGGCATCAACCCCTTCGCGGCACAGACGGCGCGGGAGGCAAATGGTGAGTCGCAGCGTACGCCGTTCTTTGTGTACGACTCGCTGGGCGGGCTGGTACTTGCCGACCTGACGATGGTGATGGAAGACAAGACCGACGCGGGCACGACGTGGCGGTACTACGTCGAGAGCGACGAGGCGGCCGGGAGCCCGGCGCTGGCGACGGGGACGGTCGAGTTCGACACCAATGGCAACCTGCGGCAGGCCGAGCCGGTGGGCGTGGTGCTGAATCGTGGGGCGACGGGCGCGGCTCAGCCGCTGGCGTTCGACTTGCTCTTCCAGGGCGAGGGCTCGCGCTTGCAGGCGCTCGACGTGGGCGAGGGCGAGGCGAACATCGCGGTGGACGACCAAGACGGGTTGCCCGCGGGCACGCTGAACGCGTTCGGCATCGGGCCCGATGGGGTGATCTCCGGGGCGTTCACGAACGGCTTGAGCCGACCGATCGGGCAGATCGCGCTGGCGACGTTCGCCAATGCGCAGGGGCTGACCGACGAGGGTGACAACCTGTTCCGCGTGGGGCCCAACAGCGGCGAGGCGGTGATCACCGAGCCCGGGGGATTCGGCACGGGCCGGACGCTTGGCGGTCAGCTCGAGCAATCGAACATCGACCTGAGCCAGGAGTTCATCGGGCTGATCCTGGCGCAGACGGGATACACGGCCAACGCGCGGGTGATCCGCACGACCGACGAGCTGTTGCAGCAGCTCGTGGTGATCGGCCGCTAG
- the fliN gene encoding flagellar motor switch protein FliN has translation MPEERPEETTGPEPADEQGGAQQPEVAGDGADQPDEASEALKAAKDALESIQAEADAAASGGSTDSEKPADGDSQTMANEVVEAALQAAGGGGKPLELPDFDLSSVAGAQHGLDMLADVQLDVRIELGRTRMLVEDVLRLNSGAVVELDKLAGDPLDVYVNDRLVARGEVLVLNDNFCIRVNEIIDSVGEHAKEPAES, from the coding sequence ATGCCCGAAGAGCGCCCCGAAGAAACGACCGGACCCGAACCCGCCGACGAGCAGGGGGGCGCCCAACAGCCCGAGGTGGCGGGCGATGGTGCCGACCAGCCAGATGAAGCGTCCGAGGCGCTCAAGGCGGCCAAGGACGCGCTGGAGAGCATCCAGGCCGAGGCCGACGCGGCGGCGAGTGGCGGCAGTACCGATTCAGAGAAGCCAGCCGATGGCGATAGCCAGACCATGGCCAACGAGGTCGTGGAGGCGGCGTTACAGGCGGCTGGCGGCGGGGGCAAGCCGCTCGAGCTCCCAGACTTCGACCTCTCGAGCGTCGCGGGCGCCCAGCACGGGCTGGACATGCTGGCCGACGTTCAGCTTGATGTTCGCATCGAGCTGGGGCGGACGAGGATGCTGGTCGAGGACGTGCTGCGGCTGAACTCCGGGGCCGTGGTGGAGCTGGACAAGCTGGCCGGCGACCCGTTGGACGTGTACGTGAACGACCGATTGGTGGCGCGGGGCGAGGTGCTCGTGCTGAACGACAATTTCTGTATCCGTGTGAATGAGATCATCGACTCGGTGGGCGAGCATGCCAAGGAGCCGGCCGAGTCGTAA
- a CDS encoding OmpA family protein: MGKRKKREPAGVPEWVVTYGDLMSLLLCFFILLAAFSELKQERDYQDVVRSIQEAFGYNGGIGKIRVEDIPYMTVDSLDTDNSESAEKPFISAETTSESIAGRNESTNVINEGLRFAVGASLTFEAGSAELSPRAQRQLSEEIGPALRGHRVKIEVLGHAWGAEDRISGLDFYDLSYRRAKAVMDYLVAEVNLDPRLMELEAKADSEPAVAARGPGAAAASNRRVQVIRTEINPDETHPDPNWTGRP, encoded by the coding sequence ATGGGTAAACGCAAGAAGCGAGAACCCGCGGGCGTTCCCGAGTGGGTGGTGACCTACGGCGACCTGATGTCGCTGCTCCTTTGCTTCTTCATCTTGCTGGCGGCGTTCAGCGAGCTGAAGCAGGAACGCGACTATCAGGACGTGGTGCGGAGCATCCAGGAGGCGTTCGGGTACAACGGCGGCATCGGCAAGATCCGAGTCGAGGACATTCCGTACATGACGGTCGACAGCCTGGACACCGATAACTCTGAGTCGGCCGAGAAGCCATTCATCAGTGCCGAGACCACCAGCGAGTCGATCGCGGGGCGGAACGAGAGCACGAACGTCATCAACGAGGGGCTGCGTTTCGCCGTGGGCGCGAGCCTGACGTTCGAGGCCGGTTCGGCCGAGCTGAGCCCCCGCGCGCAGCGGCAGCTCAGCGAGGAGATCGGCCCGGCGTTGCGTGGGCACCGGGTGAAGATCGAGGTGCTCGGGCACGCCTGGGGAGCCGAGGACCGCATCTCGGGGTTGGATTTTTACGATCTTTCCTATCGCAGGGCCAAGGCGGTGATGGACTACCTGGTGGCGGAGGTCAATCTGGACCCCAGGCTCATGGAGCTGGAGGCAAAGGCCGATTCCGAACCTGCGGTGGCTGCCCGCGGCCCTGGGGCGGCGGCGGCATCGAATCGCCGGGTGCAGGTGATCCGCACGGAGATCAACCCCGACGAGACGCATCCCGATCCGAACTGGACGGGGCGGCCGTAG
- a CDS encoding motility protein A encodes MDLGTVIGVVLAVVALFIGIFIGGGGDIMAIFDVVSVFIVVFGTIGAVMMSFPMARITGLVGVVKKAFFNDTSDPAETIAELVKYAEVARREGILSLENLMGEMKDPFIVRGVKMAVDGTDPELIRAILDTELDALSDRHGNAKAVLDGIAKYAPAFGMIGTLLGLIFMLKSMDDPSKIGPGMAVALITTLYGAMMANMFASPLADKLSAKDAEELLVKTIIVTGVMSIQSGDNPRVVESKLLTFLPPAKRDAFAAAREAA; translated from the coding sequence ATGGACCTTGGTACGGTTATCGGAGTCGTACTCGCCGTCGTGGCGTTGTTCATCGGCATCTTCATCGGTGGCGGCGGCGACATCATGGCGATCTTCGACGTGGTGTCGGTGTTCATCGTGGTGTTCGGCACCATTGGCGCGGTGATGATGAGCTTCCCCATGGCGCGCATCACCGGGTTGGTGGGCGTGGTCAAGAAGGCCTTCTTTAATGACACGAGCGACCCGGCCGAGACGATCGCCGAACTGGTCAAGTACGCCGAGGTCGCCCGCCGCGAGGGCATCCTGAGCCTCGAGAACCTGATGGGCGAGATGAAGGACCCGTTCATCGTGCGCGGCGTGAAGATGGCCGTGGACGGGACCGATCCGGAGCTGATCCGGGCGATCCTGGATACCGAGCTGGATGCGCTGAGCGATCGGCACGGGAACGCGAAGGCGGTGCTCGATGGCATTGCCAAGTACGCGCCTGCGTTCGGCATGATCGGGACGTTGCTGGGTTTGATCTTCATGCTCAAGAGCATGGACGACCCCAGCAAGATCGGCCCGGGCATGGCAGTGGCCCTCATCACGACGCTGTACGGAGCGATGATGGCCAACATGTTCGCCTCGCCGCTGGCCGACAAGCTCTCGGCCAAGGACGCCGAGGAATTGCTGGTCAAGACGATCATCGTGACGGGGGTGATGTCGATCCAGAGCGGCGACAACCCGCGCGTGGTGGAGAGCAAGCTGCTGACGTTCCTGCCGCCGGCGAAGCGGGACGCGTTCGCGGCGGCGCGCGAGGCGGCCTGA